From Drosophila virilis strain 15010-1051.87 chromosome X, Dvir_AGI_RSII-ME, whole genome shotgun sequence, the proteins below share one genomic window:
- the LOC6633414 gene encoding probable RNA-binding protein 19 has protein sequence MSRIIVKQLPKQISEDKLRNIFGTKGTITDLQLKYTPDGKFRQFCFVGYSSEAEAQAAIKHFNNTCIQTSRVRVEPCAALGSEEKPQSWSKYAKDSKKNQDKLRAEQPASETADQKKAKKKPNKVDEILGKHKDDPEFQEFLQAHDKTRTLWANDAGLAGAQSAEEASDDETEAPARDDSGVDADNHDDDDEEEAPEDETDEQQAEKLAEKPISDMEYMKSLMAGKTDAKPKAKTQTKPDKSNLELFTIKIHNVPYNTKRQDIIKFFKPLKPYSVRLPGKVHGFCYVGFKTERDMAKGMIKNKSFIKGKQVFFSDFTAKNKVTKAEKSGKPVDAADQEAAAGGNAKWKQQQDSLRSEENISDSGRIFFRNLAYTTTEEELQQLFEPFGPVVEVNLPVDKVTRQIKGFGTVTFMMPEHALKAFNALDGTTFHGRLLHLLPGKELDKPAEETNEELESGLSFKQKKALKLKQNAQKPIGWNTLFMGANAVAELLAKQFKTSKAHILDTDEGGSSAAVRLALGETQIVIEMKKFLEEEGVRLSAFDEPAQKRSKTVLLVKNLPAGTEATDLASIFSKFGPIGRIVLPPSGVTALIEYCEPSEARQAFKKLAYSKFKNVPLYLEWAPENTFTKTLSGEAIIPKTEPAVEKEEEEEEKPELKIVEPLKTDAVAEDADDEPEPNTTIFLRNLNFKTVQETVLEHFRQLGTVHTVEIAKRKDPQNPRQLNSLGYGFIQFKKASVAAQALKDMQLTQIDGNLVELKRSDRVLKTQDDGARRRQVAQKKQTGTKILVRNIPFQAHYREVRDIFKAFGELTSLRLPKKMTPGEDAHRGFGFVDFTTKADAKRAFDALSASTHLYGRRLVLEWASNEDQQDVDELRKRTAAKFDGNQMANEAKRSRRAFFDVDSHVQQPPENEEDE, from the exons atgtcGCGTATTATTGTCAAACAGCTGCCCAAGCAG ATAAGTGAGGATAAGCTGCGCAACATCTTCGGCACGAAGGGCACCATCACAGATCTGCAGCTAAAATACACACCCGATGGCAAATTCCGGCAATTCTGCTTTGTGGGCTACAGCAGCGAGGCGGAGGCACAGGCGGCCATCAAACACTTCAACAATACCTGCATACAGACGAGCCGTGTGCGCGTGGAGCCATGTGCAGCGCTGGGCAGCGAGGAGAAGCCGCAATCCTGGAGCAAATATGCCAAGGATAGCAAAAAGAACCAAGACAAGCTGAGGGCAGAACAGCCAGCGTCTGAGACAGCAGACCAAAAGAAGGCGAAAAAGAAGCCAAACAAAGTCGATGAAATTCTGGGCAAGCACAAGGATGATCCAGAATTTCAAGAGTTTCTCCAGGCGCACGACAAGACGCGCACGCTCTGGGCCAACGATGCGGGCCTAGCTGGCGCCCAGTCCGCCGAGGAGGCAAGCGACGATGAGACTGAAGCGCCGGCACGTGATGACAGCGGCGTGGATGCAGACAAtcacgacgacgacgacgaggaggAGGCACCAGAAGATGAGACTGACGAGCAGCAGGCAGAAAAGCTGGCGGAGAAGCCCATCAGCGATATGGAGTACATGAAATCCCTAATGGCCGGCAAAACAGATGCCAAGCCAAAGGCCAAGACGCAAACGAAGCCGGACAAAAGCAATCTGGAACTGTTCACCATCAAAATCCACAATGTGCCGTACAATACCAAGCGCCAGGACATCATCAAGTTCTTCAAGCCGCTCAAGCCGTATTCGGTGCGTCTGCCCGGCAAGGTGCATGGCTTTTGCTATGTGGGCTTCAAGACCGAGCGCGACATGGCCAAGGGCATGATCAAGAACAAGAGCTTTATCAAGGGCAAGCAGGTGTTCTTCTCGGACTTTACGGCAAAGAATAAAGTAACGAAAGCGGAGAAAAGCGGCAAACCCGTAGATGCAGCCGACCAAGAGGCGGCAGCGGGCGGCAATGCCAAGTGGAAGCAGCAACAGGATAGCTTGCGCAGCGAGGAGAACATATCCGATTCGGGTCGCATATTCTTTCGCAATTTGGCCTACACCACCACCGaggaggagctgcagcagctgtttgAGCCATTCGGACCCGTTGTCGAGGTTAATCTGCCCGTGGATAAGGTGACCAGGCAGATCAAGGGCTTTGGCACGGTTACATTCATGATGCCGGAGCATGCactcaaagcatttaatgCGCTCGATGGCACCACCTTCCATGGTCGCCTGCTGCACCTGCTGCCCGGCAAGGAGCTGGATAAGCCCGCGGAAGAGACGAACGAGGAGCTCGAGTCGGGTCTGTCGTTTAAGCAGAAGAAGGCGCTCAAGCTGAAGCAGAATGCCCAGAAGCCCATTGGCTGGAACACGCTCTTTATGGGCGCCAATGCCGTTGCCGAGCTGCTGGCCAAACAGTTCAAGACCAGCAAGGCGCATATTCTGGACACCGACGAGGGTGGCAGCAGCGCTGCCGTGCGACTCGCGCTCGGCGAAACGCAGATTGTCATCGAAATGAAAAAGTTTCTCGAGGAGGAGGGCGTGCGTCTCAGCGCCTTCGATGAGCCCGCCCAGAAGCGCTCGAAAACTGTGCTGCTGGTCAAGAATCTGCCCGCTGGCACCGAAGCAACCGATCTGGCGTCCATCTTCAGTAAATTTGGTCCCATCGGACGCATTGTGCTGCCGCCCAGCGGCGTCACCGCGCTCATCGAGTACTGTGAGCCGTCGGAGGCGCGACAGGCGTTCAAGAAGTTGGCCTACAGCAAGTTCAAGAATGTGCCGCTCTATCTGGAATGGGCGCCGGAGAACACGTTCACCAAGACCTTAAGCGGCGAGGCCATCATACCCAAAACCGAGCCTGCTGTGGAGAAGGAGGAGGAAGAGGAGGAGAAGCCCGAGTTGAAGATAGTGGAGCCGCTTAAGACGGATGCCGTGGCGGAGGATGCGGATGATGAGCCGGAACCGAATACGACCATATTTCTGCGTAATCTCAACTTCAAGACCGTGCAGGAGACGGTGCTCGAACATTTCCGGCAATTGGGCACTGTGCACACCGTTGAGATAGCCAAGCGCAAGGATCCACAGAATCCGCGACAGCTCAATTCCCTCGGCTATGGCTTTATACAGTTCAAAAAGGCGTCTGTTGCCGCACAGGCGCTCAAGGACATGCAGCTAACCCAAATCGATGGCAATCTGGTCGAGCTAAAGCGCAGTGATCGCGTCCTCAA AACACAGGACGATGGAGCACGCCGTCGCCAGGTGGCACAAAAGAAACAGACTGGCACCAAGATTCTGGTGCGCAATATACCCTTCCAGGCGCATTATCGCGAGGTGCGCGATATATTCAA GGCCTTTGGCGAACTGACTTCGCTGCGCTTGCCCAAGAAGATGACGCCCGGCGAGGATGCGCATCGTGGCTTTGGTTTTGTCGACTTCACCACAAAGGCGGATGCGAAGCGGGCATTTGATGCGCTCAGCGCCAGCACCCATTTGTATGGACGCCGTCTGGTGCTCGAGTGGGCCTCCAATGAGGATCAACAGGATGTGGACGAGCTGCGCAAACGCACGGCCGCCAAATTCGATGGCAATCAAATGGCCAACGAGGCCAAGCGCAGCAGGCGCGCCTTCTTCGATGTCGATAGCCACGTTCAGCAGCCGCCCGAAAACGAAGAAGATGAATAA
- the Agxt gene encoding alanine--glyoxylate aminotransferase, with the protein MEVPPPLVLKRALFVPSKTLMGPGPSNCSQRVLEAMSNPVLGHMHPECLQIMDEVKEGIKYIFQTLNDATMCISGAGHSGMEAALCNLIEDDDVVLMGITGVWGHRAADMARRYGADVRYVEASFGRALTLEEIRFAFDTHKPRVFFVTQGDSSTGILQRHISEIGELCRLHDCFLVVDVVASLGGTHFLMDEWKVDVAYTGSQKSLGGPAGLTPISFSKRALTHIRQRKSKPKVYYFDILLIGQYWGCYGTPRSYHHTISSTLLYGLREALAHFCAMGLKKVVQRHQECSNRLQLGIEELGLEMFVQHEPDRLPTVNTIKVPFGVDWKKVADYAMRKYNLEISGGLGPTVEHVFRIGLMGENATLEKVDMVLSILNEAIQSIKLRAVKAERSKI; encoded by the exons ATGGAGGTGCCACCCCCACTTGTACTAAAGCGGGCACTCTTTGTGCCCAGCAAGACCCTGATGGGCCCGGGTCCATCAAATTGCTCGCAGCGTGTGCTGGAGGCAATGAGCAATCCGGTGCTCGGACATATGCATCCGGAATGCCTGCAG ATCATGGACGAGGTGAAGGAGGGCATCAAGTACATATTCCAGACGCTGAACGATGCCACAATGTGCATTAGCGGTGCCGGGCACAGCGGCATGGAGGCGGCTCTGTGCAATCTGATCGAGGACGACGATGTCGTTCTGATGGGCATCACCGGTGTCTGGGGCCATCGGGCGGCCGATATGGCGCGACGCTATGGCGCCGATGTCCGCTACGTGGAGGCCAGCTTTGGGCGTGCTCTCACCTTGGAAGAGATACGCTTCGCGTTCGACACACACAAGCCGCGCGTGTTTTTCGTAACGCAGGGCGACTCCTCGACGGGCATCCTGCAGCGGCACATTAGCGAAATTGGTGAACTGTGCCGGCTGCACGATTGCTTCTTGGTCGTGGACGTGGTGGCCTCCTTGGGCGGCACCCATTTCCTGATGGACGAGTGGAAGGTGGATGTGGCATATACGGGCTCACAGAAATCGTTGGGCGGCCCGGCCGGCCTGACGCCCATCTCGTTCAGCAAACGCGCTCTGACCCACATCAGGCAACGCAAGTCCAAGCCGAAGGTCTACTATTTCGATATACTGTTGATCGGGCAATATTGGGGCTGCTATGGAACGCCACGCAGCTATCATCACACAATATCCTCGACACTGTTGTACGGCCTGCGCGAGGCACTGGCCCACTTCTGTGCGATGGGTCTGAAGAAGGTGGTGCAGCGGCATCAGGAGTGCTCGAATCGCCTCCAGCTGGGCATTGAGGAGCTGGGCCTGGAGATGTTTGTGCAGCACGAGCCGGATCGCCTGCCCACGGTCAATACGATTAAGGTGCCCTTTGGCGTCGACTGGAAGAAGGTCGCCGATTATGCGATGCGCAA ATATAATCTGGAAATTAGCGGCGGCCTGGGTCCCACTGTGGAGCATGTGTTTCGTATTGGCCTGATGGGCGAGAATGCCACATTGGAGAAGGTCGACATGGTGCTCAGCATCTTGAATGAGGCCATCCAGAGCATCAAATTGCGTGCAGTCAAAGCGGAACGCTCCAAGATATGA